In Chloroflexota bacterium, a single genomic region encodes these proteins:
- a CDS encoding capsular biosynthesis protein, whose translation MALTLRGARVHTLVCDKVMPACLRAQADNVLDPGVFSRYELPEKLCGSCYPIGEHVYGPLGLPHHRFSELLSPDEQRACRALADSTPYEAIPGAIVDGLPIGEQAYAGALRYFARGDLDDEPYGESVLRRYFEASLQAASVTRSLLATRRFEAACMHHGIYVPQGVSSAVARQLGVRVSTWNPAYRSNCFIFSLHDTYHHTLLDEPTESWDTMPWTAQMEEQILNYLKSRWSGSRDWIWFHDRPDEDFAKYAAEIGLDLGKPIVGMLSNVIWDAQLHYRANAFPTMLAWVIETIRYFERRPDLQLLLRVHPAELRGTARSRQPLVDEIARAFPTLPPNVFIIPPESQVSTYAAMAQANAVIIFGTKTGVELTSMGIPVIVAGEAWIRNKGLTLDASSAAGYFEILDGLPLAARMPAEQVARARKYAYHFFFRRMVPLEFMEVTGAWPPYRVALESLGDLLPGRHAGLDIICDGILNGSPFIYPAEELGVHDR comes from the coding sequence GTGGCGCTGACGCTGCGCGGCGCACGCGTCCACACGCTCGTCTGCGACAAGGTCATGCCGGCGTGCCTGCGAGCGCAGGCGGACAACGTCCTCGATCCCGGCGTCTTCTCTCGCTACGAGCTGCCAGAGAAGCTGTGCGGCAGTTGCTACCCCATCGGCGAGCACGTTTACGGGCCGCTCGGGCTGCCGCACCACCGATTCTCGGAGCTGCTCTCGCCGGACGAGCAGCGGGCCTGCCGCGCACTGGCCGACTCGACGCCCTACGAGGCGATCCCTGGCGCCATCGTGGACGGGCTGCCCATCGGGGAGCAGGCCTACGCCGGGGCGCTCCGCTACTTCGCGCGGGGCGACCTGGACGACGAGCCGTACGGCGAGAGCGTGCTGCGCCGCTACTTCGAGGCCTCGTTGCAGGCCGCCAGCGTGACCCGCTCGCTGCTCGCCACCCGCCGATTCGAGGCCGCCTGTATGCACCACGGCATCTACGTGCCCCAGGGCGTCAGCAGCGCCGTCGCGCGGCAGCTTGGCGTGCGCGTCTCGACCTGGAACCCGGCCTACCGCAGCAACTGCTTCATCTTCAGCCTACACGACACCTACCACCACACCCTGTTGGACGAGCCGACGGAGTCGTGGGACACGATGCCCTGGACCGCCCAGATGGAAGAGCAGATCCTGAACTACCTCAAGAGCCGCTGGTCCGGCTCGCGTGACTGGATCTGGTTCCACGACCGTCCAGACGAGGACTTTGCGAAGTACGCCGCCGAGATCGGGCTGGACCTCGGGAAGCCGATCGTCGGGATGCTCTCCAACGTCATCTGGGACGCGCAACTGCACTACCGTGCCAACGCCTTCCCGACTATGCTCGCCTGGGTGATCGAGACGATCCGGTACTTCGAGCGGCGGCCAGACCTCCAGCTGCTGCTGCGGGTCCACCCCGCCGAGCTGCGGGGCACGGCACGCTCGCGCCAGCCGCTGGTGGACGAGATCGCGCGGGCATTCCCGACGCTCCCGCCCAACGTCTTCATCATCCCGCCAGAGTCACAGGTCTCGACCTACGCCGCGATGGCCCAGGCGAACGCCGTCATCATCTTCGGCACCAAGACCGGCGTCGAGCTGACCTCGATGGGTATTCCCGTGATCGTGGCCGGCGAGGCCTGGATTCGGAACAAGGGGCTGACCCTCGACGCCAGCTCGGCGGCCGGCTACTTCGAGATCCTCGACGGCCTGCCACTGGCCGCGCGGATGCCGGCCGAACAGGTCGCCCGCGCCCGCAAGTACGCCTACCATTTCTTCTTCCGGCGGATGGTCCCGCTGGAGTTCATGGAGGTGACCGGCGCGTGGCCGCCCTACCGCGTGGCGCTCGAATCGCTCGGCGACCTGCTGCCTGGGCGGCACGCCGGGCTGGACATCATCTGCGACGGCATCCTGAACGGCTCGCCGTTCATCTACCCGGCCGAGGAGCTGGGCGTTCATGACCGCTGA
- a CDS encoding FkbM family methyltransferase, whose protein sequence is MTADALLDRLGRLPVGRLVSPARRRWLLKLLQRRARRYGYSLVPAPPPTAGVAQWDIWTWVRATSTIRTVVDIGANDGVYARYLNEFFRPAAVHAFEPLPGCQPKLAALKREMPNVTLHQLALSDRAGEATFYSNEYAPASSLLEVSAVSRRAFPETERATATAVQVARLDDVLPADSLERDILVKIDVQGVEDRVIRGGRALFSAASVVLIEMAFVAVYENQPLFEEVHTLLAGCGLRLAGFKNQIDDAESGQPLFAHCLYRRPDHRTPD, encoded by the coding sequence ATGACCGCTGACGCCTTGCTGGATCGACTGGGCCGGCTGCCGGTCGGTCGGCTGGTGTCGCCAGCGCGCCGCCGCTGGCTGTTGAAGCTGCTGCAGCGGCGCGCGCGTCGGTACGGCTATTCGCTGGTGCCGGCCCCGCCGCCAACGGCTGGCGTGGCACAGTGGGACATCTGGACGTGGGTGCGCGCCACCTCGACCATCCGGACCGTCGTAGACATCGGCGCGAACGACGGCGTCTACGCCCGCTACCTGAACGAGTTCTTTCGCCCGGCCGCCGTGCACGCGTTCGAGCCGCTGCCCGGCTGCCAGCCGAAGCTCGCCGCGCTGAAGCGGGAGATGCCAAACGTCACGCTGCATCAACTGGCGCTCTCCGATCGCGCTGGCGAGGCGACGTTCTACAGCAACGAGTATGCGCCGGCCTCTTCGCTGCTCGAAGTGAGCGCCGTGTCCCGCCGCGCCTTCCCCGAGACCGAGCGCGCGACGGCCACCGCCGTCCAGGTGGCGCGCCTCGACGACGTGCTGCCAGCAGACTCGCTCGAACGCGACATCCTGGTCAAGATCGACGTCCAGGGCGTCGAGGACCGGGTGATCCGGGGCGGGCGCGCGCTCTTCTCGGCGGCATCCGTCGTGCTGATCGAGATGGCCTTCGTCGCCGTCTACGAGAACCAGCCGCTCTTCGAGGAAGTCCACACCCTGCTCGCCGGGTGCGGCCTGCGGCTGGCCGGCTTCAAGAATCAGATCGACGACGCCGAGAGCGGCCAGCCCCTCTTCGCGCACTGCCTGTACCGCCGCCCCGACCACCGAACGCCAGACTGA
- a CDS encoding capsule biosynthesis protein: protein MGRRRKGVPTAHDPRFPDWQQILAANREQWDAARRRAAGGPPVLVASTVGGYGAGSVFESMLSVALTLRGARVHTLLCDRALPGCQRAEYTDVPDPRVLVDYQLPDRLCDGCFATGRYNFAPLGLSDHRVGALASRAEKHEARRIANETPIGEIRDFAWNGLNIGEHAYAGALRYFARGDLEAEALGEPVLRRYLEASILMAAASTRLIQQEGIQIAAFNHGLYVPQGVLGEVCRRLGVRVANWNPAYRTSCFIFSHGDTYHHTLMAEPTEAWDTMAWTPALEAQIQAYLKSRWSGSRDWIWFHDEPDEDFAAYAREVGLDLKKPIVGLLTNVMWDAQLHYPANAFPSMLDWVLRTIEWFKGRPDLQLLIRVHPAEIRGTARSRQPLVPEIEKAFPDLPPNVFIIPPESQISTYAAVATVNAAIIYGTKTGVELTSSGIPTIVAGEAWIRNKGITLDASSPDDYFGILDTLPLAGRMPPEQIERARQYAFHFFFRRMVPVPAMVPTKAVPPFRVAIDSLDDLLPGKQPGLDIICDGILRGSPFIYPAETYGLHDDGR, encoded by the coding sequence CTGGGACGCCGACGCAAGGGTGTGCCGACAGCGCACGATCCGCGCTTCCCGGACTGGCAACAGATCCTGGCCGCCAACCGCGAGCAGTGGGACGCTGCCCGGCGGCGCGCGGCCGGCGGCCCGCCGGTGCTGGTCGCCAGCACGGTCGGCGGGTACGGCGCCGGCTCGGTGTTCGAGAGTATGCTGTCTGTGGCGCTGACCCTGCGGGGCGCGCGCGTGCACACCCTGCTCTGCGACCGCGCCCTGCCCGGCTGCCAGCGGGCCGAGTACACGGACGTGCCAGACCCGCGCGTGCTGGTGGACTACCAGTTGCCGGACCGCCTCTGCGATGGCTGTTTCGCCACCGGCCGCTACAACTTCGCGCCGCTCGGCCTGAGCGACCACCGGGTCGGGGCGCTGGCGTCGCGGGCTGAGAAACACGAGGCCCGTCGCATCGCGAACGAGACCCCCATCGGCGAGATCCGGGACTTCGCCTGGAATGGCCTGAACATCGGCGAGCACGCCTACGCTGGCGCGCTCCGCTACTTCGCGCGGGGCGACCTGGAAGCTGAGGCGCTGGGCGAGCCGGTCCTGCGCCGCTACCTGGAAGCCTCGATCCTGATGGCCGCCGCCTCAACCCGGTTGATCCAGCAGGAAGGCATCCAGATCGCCGCGTTCAACCACGGGCTGTACGTGCCGCAGGGCGTCCTCGGGGAGGTCTGCCGGCGGCTCGGCGTGCGGGTTGCCAACTGGAACCCGGCCTACCGCACCTCCTGCTTCATCTTCAGCCACGGCGACACCTATCACCACACGCTGATGGCCGAGCCAACCGAAGCCTGGGACACGATGGCGTGGACGCCGGCGCTCGAAGCCCAGATTCAGGCGTACCTGAAGAGTCGGTGGTCGGGCTCGCGGGACTGGATCTGGTTCCACGACGAGCCAGACGAGGATTTCGCGGCGTATGCCCGCGAGGTCGGCCTGGATCTCAAGAAGCCGATCGTTGGGCTGCTCACCAACGTGATGTGGGACGCCCAGCTGCACTACCCGGCCAACGCCTTCCCGAGCATGCTGGACTGGGTGCTCCGCACCATCGAGTGGTTCAAGGGCCGTCCCGATCTCCAGCTGCTGATTCGGGTGCATCCCGCCGAGATCCGAGGGACAGCCCGCTCGCGGCAGCCCCTGGTGCCGGAGATCGAGAAGGCGTTCCCAGACCTGCCGCCGAACGTCTTCATCATCCCGCCCGAGTCGCAGATCTCGACCTACGCCGCCGTGGCGACCGTGAACGCGGCCATCATCTACGGCACCAAGACGGGCGTCGAGCTGACCTCGTCCGGCATCCCGACCATCGTGGCGGGCGAGGCCTGGATCCGAAACAAGGGCATCACCCTGGACGCCTCGTCCCCAGACGACTATTTCGGCATCCTCGACACGCTGCCGCTCGCGGGCCGGATGCCGCCCGAGCAGATCGAACGGGCCCGCCAGTACGCCTTTCACTTCTTCTTCCGACGGATGGTGCCGGTGCCGGCGATGGTCCCCACCAAAGCCGTTCCGCCGTTCCGCGTCGCCATCGACTCGCTGGACGATCTGCTGCCCGGCAAGCAGCCGGGCCTGGACATCATCTGTGACGGCATCCTGCGCGGCTCGCCGTTCATCTACCCGGCCGAGACCTACGGGCTCCACGACGATGGACGGTAG
- a CDS encoding class I SAM-dependent methyltransferase yields MRRLAHEVKEQVRPTPPPPSPVELYLAGGRVPWSEGYGRYRREVTVKALNDPDLMRRFRGGEPLPEGYGSKLDERVVEYPWVLSRLPDGPGTLLDAGSTLSYPFTLELASVAAKKLVVVTLAPPAHMAHAANVSYLFDDLRNLMLRDAVFDTVVCISTLEHIGLDNTQLYSEDARFAEHNLSGYQPALDELRRVLKPGGTLLLTVPFGKAEDHGWLQQFDRDGIGRIVGRFGGALVSEAYFAHGPAGWQVTTAEACADAHYFNVHASKEPAPDGAAAARAVCCLELVKS; encoded by the coding sequence GTGCGACGCCTCGCGCACGAGGTCAAGGAGCAGGTCCGCCCGACCCCTCCCCCGCCCTCCCCCGTCGAGCTGTATCTCGCAGGCGGGCGCGTGCCCTGGAGCGAGGGCTACGGGCGGTATCGGCGTGAGGTGACCGTCAAGGCCCTCAACGACCCTGACCTGATGCGTCGGTTCCGCGGCGGCGAGCCGCTCCCCGAGGGCTACGGCAGCAAGCTCGACGAGCGCGTGGTTGAGTATCCGTGGGTGCTCTCGCGGCTGCCTGACGGCCCGGGCACGCTGCTCGACGCCGGCTCGACGCTCAGCTATCCGTTTACACTGGAGCTGGCGTCCGTGGCGGCCAAGAAGCTGGTGGTGGTGACACTCGCGCCCCCCGCCCACATGGCCCACGCCGCCAACGTCTCGTACCTGTTCGACGACCTCCGCAATCTGATGCTGCGCGACGCCGTGTTTGATACCGTGGTATGCATCAGCACGCTGGAGCACATCGGCCTGGACAACACGCAGCTCTACTCCGAGGATGCCCGCTTCGCCGAGCACAACCTGTCCGGCTACCAGCCGGCCCTGGACGAGTTGCGCCGCGTCCTGAAGCCGGGCGGCACGCTGCTGCTGACGGTGCCCTTCGGCAAAGCCGAAGACCACGGCTGGCTGCAGCAGTTCGACCGTGACGGGATCGGGCGGATCGTCGGGCGGTTCGGCGGCGCGCTGGTCAGCGAGGCGTACTTCGCGCATGGGCCGGCCGGCTGGCAGGTCACGACTGCCGAGGCCTGCGCCGACGCTCACTACTTCAACGTCCACGCCAGCAAGGAGCCGGCCCCGGACGGCGCCGCCGCCGCGCGCGCGGTGTGCTGCCTGGAGCTGGTCAAATCGTGA
- a CDS encoding glycosyltransferase family 4 protein, which yields MSTPPGGSTGQSPPTGQSPLTVAINAQVNPANAGGVESALQGLITYLSELPLEERYLLLSTVKYAPSMEKLAAGKLQVVPWPFPQKAYAPYRSMTRRWSRWQARAGALGPGVDALHWSWWQARRAMARNPNARQSDAFLHSRGVSVVHFAYGVRFGTTLPFLYEPWDLQHRHYPEFFKPGEWEWRDQLYREGCEQATLVVTATRWTKRDIIEQYKIPAERIAVIPRGPWVTPTMPGPRDVEKVRKQYGLPSKFAFYPAMSFPHKNHLRLFEALAILRDRHGLTLPLVCTGRQYEPYWPELLAGVERFNLQRQVFLLESVPADTLAAIFKSASLLVFPSLFEGLGLPVIEALEYELPVVSSRATCLPEVAGDAALYFDGSDVDSIVDALLRAERDPDSLKAARRAAPAALARFSWPKAAQTFIACYRAVGGAPLTAEQQALYQEAIEA from the coding sequence GTGAGCACCCCACCGGGCGGCAGCACGGGCCAGAGTCCCCCGACGGGCCAGAGTCCGCTGACGGTGGCGATCAACGCCCAGGTGAACCCGGCCAACGCCGGCGGCGTCGAGTCAGCGCTCCAGGGGCTGATCACCTACCTCAGCGAGCTGCCGCTGGAGGAGCGCTATCTGCTGCTCTCGACGGTCAAGTACGCGCCGTCGATGGAGAAGCTGGCGGCCGGCAAGCTCCAGGTCGTCCCCTGGCCCTTCCCGCAGAAGGCGTACGCGCCATACCGCAGCATGACGCGGCGCTGGTCGCGGTGGCAGGCGCGGGCCGGCGCGCTCGGGCCGGGTGTGGACGCCCTGCACTGGAGCTGGTGGCAGGCCCGCCGCGCGATGGCCCGCAACCCGAACGCCCGCCAGTCGGACGCCTTCCTGCACTCCCGCGGGGTCTCGGTGGTGCATTTCGCCTACGGCGTCCGCTTCGGCACCACGCTGCCGTTCCTGTACGAGCCGTGGGACTTGCAGCACCGTCACTATCCAGAGTTCTTCAAGCCGGGCGAGTGGGAGTGGCGCGACCAGCTGTACCGTGAGGGGTGCGAGCAGGCGACGCTGGTCGTCACGGCGACACGCTGGACGAAGCGCGACATCATCGAGCAGTACAAGATCCCGGCCGAGCGGATCGCCGTGATCCCACGCGGCCCCTGGGTGACGCCGACCATGCCCGGCCCGCGCGATGTCGAGAAGGTCCGCAAGCAGTACGGGCTGCCGAGCAAGTTCGCGTTCTACCCGGCGATGAGCTTCCCGCACAAGAACCATCTGCGGCTGTTCGAGGCCCTGGCGATCCTGCGCGACCGCCACGGCCTGACGCTGCCGCTGGTCTGCACCGGCCGCCAGTACGAACCGTACTGGCCGGAGCTGCTGGCCGGCGTCGAGCGGTTCAACCTGCAACGTCAGGTCTTCCTGCTGGAGTCGGTGCCGGCCGACACGTTGGCGGCCATCTTCAAGTCCGCGTCGCTGCTGGTGTTCCCATCGCTGTTCGAGGGGCTGGGGCTGCCAGTGATCGAAGCCCTGGAGTACGAGTTGCCGGTGGTGTCGTCGCGGGCGACCTGCCTGCCGGAGGTGGCCGGCGACGCTGCGCTCTACTTCGACGGCAGCGACGTGGATTCGATCGTCGATGCCCTGCTGCGGGCCGAACGCGATCCAGACTCGCTCAAGGCCGCCAGACGGGCCGCGCCGGCCGCCCTCGCCCGATTCTCCTGGCCGAAAGCGGCCCAGACGTTCATCGCCTGCTACCGGGCGGTGGGCGGCGCGCCACTGACGGCGGAGCAGCAAGCCCTCTATCAGGAAGCCATCGAAGCATGA